A single window of Nitrospirota bacterium DNA harbors:
- a CDS encoding globin, with protein sequence MALAEVKESYSRCCVNPKFFDLFYENFLASHPTIAPMFAKTDMAKQKSLLRQGVSMMFMDLGGNGVGKTGIDRIAESHSKKKMNIDPNLYDYWINSLVKAVKACDAKMTPELETDWRKTLRSGVDRIASQYNK encoded by the coding sequence ATGGCCCTCGCTGAAGTGAAAGAAAGTTATAGCCGCTGTTGCGTCAATCCCAAGTTTTTTGATCTCTTCTATGAGAACTTTCTGGCGAGTCATCCCACGATCGCGCCGATGTTTGCCAAGACGGATATGGCTAAACAGAAGTCGCTCTTGCGCCAGGGCGTCTCGATGATGTTCATGGATCTGGGCGGGAATGGTGTGGGGAAAACGGGCATTGATCGCATCGCCGAGAGTCACAGCAAGAAGAAGATGAATATCGATCCCAACCTCTATGACTACTGGATCAATTCTCTGGTAAAGGCCGTTAAGGCATGCGATGCGAAGATGACGCCTGAGCTTGAGACGGATTGGAGAAAAACATTACGGAGTGGTGTCGACCGGATCGCGTCGCAGTATAACAAGTGA
- a CDS encoding antibiotic biosynthesis monooxygenase, which translates to MPHVLIIHEVEAYPAWKAVFDQAADIRKLAGEISYQLLRYDNETNRIVHFSAWSSLDNARRFFESPELIAIRKQAGVKAPEFIYLHEIERGLL; encoded by the coding sequence ATGCCACATGTCTTGATCATTCATGAAGTCGAAGCCTATCCGGCATGGAAAGCCGTATTCGACCAAGCCGCAGACATCAGAAAACTCGCAGGGGAGATCAGCTATCAATTACTTCGCTACGACAACGAGACCAACCGCATCGTCCACTTCTCAGCCTGGTCTTCGCTGGACAATGCCCGTCGTTTCTTCGAGTCCCCGGAGCTCATTGCGATCAGAAAACAGGCCGGCGTGAAAGCGCCAGAGTTCATCTATCTGCACGAGATAGAACGCGGCCTGCTCTAG
- a CDS encoding DUF2024 family protein, giving the protein METVKVFDVWVEVPGKTLHFDVMTSDQITALRLASEYVQAQGHAAVSVTAEECRLCHQEPLAMFTEHQQRAYRQLGGFIVPLSA; this is encoded by the coding sequence ATGGAGACGGTGAAGGTGTTCGATGTGTGGGTGGAGGTGCCGGGAAAGACCCTGCATTTTGATGTCATGACCAGCGATCAAATAACTGCGCTTAGGTTGGCCAGTGAGTATGTGCAGGCGCAGGGGCATGCGGCAGTCTCCGTGACGGCGGAGGAATGCCGGTTGTGTCACCAGGAGCCGCTGGCCATGTTCACGGAGCATCAGCAGCGAGCGTATCGACAGTTGGGGGGATTCATCGTGCCGTTATCGGCATAG
- a CDS encoding MarR family winged helix-turn-helix transcriptional regulator has product MGKQLPLQGEKSTVDHITVGLTKIATALRSQAWEGGTARKLTPTQGQILGFLADRGAQPVRLNDVATELCLTAATASEAVMTLVEKKFVHKARSAEDQRALVITLTAAGRREAQRVTGWTQVVQAGVKSLTSDEQAVLLRGLTKVIHSLQEQGAISVVRMCAGCTYFQPHIHIDAAKPHHCGLMNKAIGEGQLRLDCPEFIPGAEIEQTRRWERFLGSGEGR; this is encoded by the coding sequence ATGGGCAAGCAGCTACCCCTGCAGGGGGAGAAGTCGACCGTCGATCATATTACAGTCGGACTGACCAAGATCGCGACGGCCTTACGAAGCCAAGCCTGGGAAGGCGGTACGGCGCGAAAGCTCACGCCGACGCAAGGGCAAATCCTTGGGTTTCTGGCTGATCGCGGGGCCCAACCCGTTCGGCTGAATGACGTCGCGACAGAGTTGTGTTTGACGGCGGCTACGGCCAGCGAAGCGGTCATGACCCTCGTTGAGAAGAAGTTCGTTCACAAAGCCCGATCGGCGGAAGATCAGCGGGCACTCGTCATCACGCTCACGGCAGCCGGCAGACGAGAAGCCCAGCGCGTCACGGGTTGGACACAGGTTGTTCAAGCCGGCGTGAAGAGTCTCACGTCTGACGAGCAAGCGGTGTTGTTACGGGGGCTCACCAAGGTGATTCACTCGCTACAAGAACAGGGGGCGATCTCAGTCGTGCGGATGTGCGCCGGCTGCACCTATTTTCAGCCCCATATCCACATTGATGCCGCGAAACCTCATCATTGCGGGTTGATGAACAAGGCGATCGGTGAAGGCCAGTTGCGGCTCGATTGTCCGGAATTTATACCAGGGGCTGAGATCGAACAGACGCGTCGATGGGAGAGGTTTCTGGGAAGTGGGGAGGGGCGCTAA
- a CDS encoding group 1 truncated hemoglobin yields the protein MKQRNVASLMIMSLVLMAGSVQAADGAKGKSLYDRLGGKGAITAVVETFVGNVGGDARINGFFGSTDLTKLKMHLVNQICEASGGPCKYTGRTMKQTHAGMGVHDAAFGALVEDLVVALDHHKVGKTEKDELLSVLGPMKSDIVEKK from the coding sequence ATGAAGCAGCGGAATGTGGCGAGCCTGATGATCATGAGTCTGGTGCTGATGGCTGGATCGGTGCAGGCGGCCGATGGAGCCAAGGGAAAGTCGTTGTATGACCGGTTGGGCGGTAAGGGCGCAATCACCGCAGTGGTGGAGACGTTCGTTGGCAATGTCGGAGGCGATGCGCGCATCAATGGATTTTTCGGGAGTACGGATCTTACGAAACTGAAGATGCATCTCGTCAACCAGATTTGCGAGGCAAGCGGTGGGCCCTGCAAGTACACCGGGCGGACGATGAAGCAGACGCACGCCGGGATGGGGGTGCATGACGCGGCATTTGGCGCGCTGGTCGAAGACCTAGTGGTCGCGTTGGATCACCACAAGGTCGGCAAGACAGAGAAGGATGAACTCCTGAGTGTGCTCGGCCCGATGAAGAGCGATATCGTCGAGAAGAAGTGA
- a CDS encoding YajD family HNH nuclease yields the protein MTRGNQSHQDQSYREQALKLFPWICAHCGREFDGKKLHQLTVHHKDHNHDNNPPDGSNWELLCLYCHDNEHQRYRVTETAEAAPTSHEQDRPETFTPFSNLKDLLKHKS from the coding sequence ATGACACGGGGCAACCAGTCTCATCAGGACCAGAGCTATCGAGAGCAGGCGCTCAAACTGTTTCCCTGGATCTGTGCGCATTGCGGCCGCGAATTCGACGGCAAAAAACTCCACCAGCTCACGGTCCATCACAAAGACCATAACCACGACAACAATCCGCCGGATGGGAGCAACTGGGAATTGCTCTGTCTCTACTGCCACGACAATGAGCACCAGCGGTATCGCGTGACTGAGACAGCTGAAGCCGCGCCCACGAGCCATGAGCAGGATCGGCCTGAGACCTTCACGCCCTTCTCCAACCTCAAGGACTTGCTCAAACACAAATCATAG
- a CDS encoding DUF5069 domain-containing protein, giving the protein MILPRPIDQLAGCCWLPRFAAKVRASRSKQLPFVYRLALGHSLGIDGSFLRQFKISHRQFIHAIEQAPGNEALAQWFLTLPAVTDISIKSWNRHAPLLGSKGHQGYLIRHLIKWVLYPKSVTHPVGSLFEAIEQDERP; this is encoded by the coding sequence ATGATACTGCCACGCCCGATAGATCAGCTCGCAGGCTGTTGCTGGCTACCTCGCTTCGCCGCAAAAGTCCGTGCATCCCGTTCCAAGCAGTTGCCATTTGTGTACCGCCTGGCCTTGGGACATTCGCTCGGCATCGATGGAAGTTTCCTGCGCCAGTTCAAGATTTCTCACCGACAGTTTATCCACGCAATCGAGCAGGCACCCGGCAACGAGGCCTTGGCTCAATGGTTTCTGACTTTGCCGGCGGTGACTGACATCTCGATCAAGAGCTGGAACCGTCATGCTCCCCTACTAGGATCGAAAGGCCACCAAGGATATCTCATTCGCCATCTGATCAAATGGGTGTTGTACCCAAAGTCGGTGACACATCCTGTGGGGAGCCTGTTCGAAGCCATAGAGCAGGATGAACGACCATGA
- a CDS encoding GDSL-type esterase/lipase family protein has translation MSFRNRRTPPIRYLLPLLVILGITLALSPLSLIRDRTPASIAPIPQTDAWWITQHEHALARIRQANIDLVMIGDSITQGWGNEGRRVWNTYYGHRRAVNLGFNGDRTEHVLWRLDHGEIDGISPKLVVVMIGTNNTGAHHDPPEETAAGIHAILTTLRTRLPAAKILLLGLFPRTASADDPIRLINGAVNDHLRTYADNQHIFFMDLSLHFLDVRGHLSQDLMPDFVHPNEHGYQMWADGMEDMIKRLLGE, from the coding sequence ATGAGTTTCAGAAACCGACGTACGCCACCCATCCGCTATCTCCTGCCTCTCCTCGTCATCTTGGGAATCACGCTTGCCCTATCACCCCTCTCACTGATCCGCGATCGCACACCCGCTTCGATAGCTCCCATCCCACAGACCGACGCCTGGTGGATAACCCAACATGAGCATGCACTCGCACGCATCCGTCAGGCTAACATCGACCTTGTCATGATCGGAGACTCCATTACCCAGGGATGGGGCAATGAGGGACGCCGCGTTTGGAACACCTATTATGGGCATCGCCGTGCCGTGAACTTGGGATTTAATGGTGATCGCACCGAGCATGTGTTGTGGCGGCTCGACCATGGCGAGATCGATGGGATTAGCCCCAAGCTGGTGGTCGTGATGATCGGGACCAACAACACCGGCGCGCATCATGATCCTCCAGAGGAGACCGCCGCTGGCATCCATGCGATTCTCACAACCCTGCGCACCCGCCTTCCAGCAGCCAAGATTCTCTTGCTCGGCTTGTTTCCGCGTACGGCCTCAGCCGATGACCCGATCCGTCTCATCAATGGGGCGGTCAATGACCACCTCCGCACCTACGCCGACAACCAGCATATATTTTTCATGGACCTCAGCCTGCACTTCCTCGACGTCAGAGGACACCTTTCTCAAGACCTCATGCCGGATTTCGTGCACCCAAATGAGCATGGGTACCAGATGTGGGCTGACGGAATGGAGGATATGATCAAGCGACTACTGGGCGAGTGA
- a CDS encoding rhodanese-like domain-containing protein, which translates to MNQLFTSFMALVIVAMLTVPPMALSQSFPPVVTQKIQAAQKQVKTIGMEEYRKIVERPGDALIVDVREPHEYAAGHIPGAINVPRGVLEFQIWKHVGFPTNTEMGKTLYLQCQSGNRASLAAQSLAELGFTQTTAVVMNLEEWQKAGNPFAK; encoded by the coding sequence ATGAACCAGTTGTTCACGTCATTCATGGCCCTCGTGATCGTTGCAATGCTGACAGTCCCTCCCATGGCTCTCTCCCAGAGCTTTCCGCCGGTGGTGACACAAAAGATTCAGGCTGCACAGAAGCAGGTCAAGACAATCGGTATGGAGGAGTATCGGAAGATCGTTGAGCGTCCTGGCGATGCCCTGATCGTTGATGTGCGTGAGCCCCATGAGTATGCCGCGGGCCATATACCGGGCGCGATCAACGTTCCCCGTGGTGTCCTCGAATTCCAAATCTGGAAACATGTAGGCTTTCCGACTAACACGGAAATGGGCAAGACCCTGTACCTGCAATGTCAAAGCGGCAACCGTGCCTCGCTCGCGGCACAATCTCTTGCGGAGCTGGGCTTCACACAGACTACCGCCGTGGTCATGAACCTCGAAGAATGGCAAAAGGCAGGCAATCCTTTCGCGAAGTAA
- a CDS encoding DUF3365 domain-containing protein has product MCTRWVVRVVSVACMAMLCAAITPAVAENESTVRETGRLLALLLDVGRVVIGHNQLLLNDPTKGNKGFTSEVFAQQTLAAFKDRTGHDLANLSAATVPEMAKPLLARLLEESKKTVASYQTVINMPGIKYKGLIPATFGTETGTRFQSWSGVYMKQTAPDSLVRNPKNKPDAFESAEMKKMNEPSFPREGEQVVSAMAEDGKAVRVLLPLFYGKDCLICHGTPKGERDVTGYPREGAQEGDLGGAISVKLPMP; this is encoded by the coding sequence ATGTGTACGCGTTGGGTGGTTCGGGTTGTATCTGTGGCCTGCATGGCGATGTTATGCGCGGCGATAACGCCGGCTGTTGCGGAGAATGAATCGACGGTTCGAGAAACGGGACGGCTGCTTGCGCTATTGCTCGACGTCGGACGGGTGGTGATTGGACATAATCAGCTCTTGCTCAATGATCCGACCAAGGGAAACAAGGGGTTCACGTCCGAGGTGTTTGCGCAGCAGACTCTCGCGGCATTTAAGGACCGGACGGGGCATGATCTGGCGAATCTATCCGCCGCCACGGTGCCGGAGATGGCGAAGCCCCTGCTGGCGAGGCTCTTGGAGGAGAGCAAGAAGACGGTGGCGAGTTACCAGACGGTGATCAATATGCCGGGGATCAAATACAAGGGGCTCATCCCTGCCACGTTCGGCACGGAAACGGGGACACGATTCCAATCGTGGTCCGGTGTGTACATGAAACAGACGGCGCCTGACAGCCTGGTCCGCAATCCAAAGAATAAGCCCGACGCGTTTGAATCCGCCGAGATGAAAAAGATGAATGAGCCATCCTTCCCGCGGGAGGGTGAGCAGGTCGTGAGTGCCATGGCGGAGGATGGAAAGGCGGTGCGGGTGCTGTTGCCGCTGTTCTATGGAAAAGATTGTTTGATATGCCATGGCACGCCAAAAGGCGAGCGAGATGTGACTGGCTATCCGCGGGAGGGCGCGCAAGAAGGGGACTTAGGCGGTGCCATCAGTGTGAAGCTCCCCATGCCGTGA
- a CDS encoding DUF3365 domain-containing protein, which translates to MSKLLCTATLILVASSLVPRISNASDLPGIPPETVADYIHAIIEADRTFYTIHVVERLQKSGGTTAAENWRTRKNVLPLPAQFLMESSDLAMKTGLKVRYRLISLWPINPNNGPYNETEKDGLEAVRQHPERSATNTVTDGDQTYFQAIYADRAVSQACIGCHNAHPKSPKKTFKMNEVMGGLVIEIPLVR; encoded by the coding sequence ATGAGTAAGTTGCTCTGTACCGCAACCCTGATCCTCGTCGCAAGCTCACTCGTTCCTCGTATCTCGAACGCGTCAGACCTGCCCGGCATCCCGCCAGAGACCGTGGCTGACTACATCCACGCGATTATTGAAGCCGACCGAACCTTCTACACGATTCATGTCGTCGAGCGGCTGCAGAAGAGCGGGGGCACCACCGCAGCTGAGAACTGGCGCACGAGGAAGAATGTGCTGCCGCTACCCGCGCAGTTTCTCATGGAGTCCAGCGATCTGGCGATGAAGACCGGATTGAAGGTCCGCTACCGTCTGATCAGCCTCTGGCCTATTAATCCCAACAACGGGCCGTACAACGAAACTGAAAAGGATGGACTGGAAGCCGTACGCCAGCATCCCGAACGATCAGCGACGAACACCGTGACGGATGGCGATCAGACCTATTTTCAAGCTATCTATGCCGATCGCGCCGTCAGCCAGGCCTGCATCGGCTGCCACAACGCGCATCCCAAGAGCCCGAAGAAAACCTTCAAGATGAACGAGGTCATGGGCGGATTGGTGATCGAGATTCCACTGGTCCGATAG
- a CDS encoding methyltransferase domain-containing protein, with protein sequence MDWDEKYQKGEAFWDKGAPAPAMKQYLERHAVRGRTLVPGCGRGHEVALAVEYGLDATGLDIAPTGVAEARAKYPHLSERFVTGDFFDPPNAMCDAYDVVLEHTCMSGLPPTLRADYRRGIDLTLRRGGLLIGVWFIDPALGPGENGPPFPFNVADLTALFAEGYDIVEDYVPDVAFPGREGRERVRVLRRVTGS encoded by the coding sequence ATGGACTGGGATGAGAAGTATCAAAAAGGCGAGGCGTTCTGGGATAAAGGCGCTCCAGCACCGGCGATGAAACAGTATCTGGAGCGTCATGCCGTGCGTGGGCGAACGCTGGTGCCTGGCTGCGGACGCGGACATGAGGTGGCGCTGGCGGTGGAGTACGGACTGGATGCGACGGGGCTGGACATCGCGCCGACGGGGGTGGCGGAGGCCCGCGCGAAGTATCCCCATCTATCGGAACGCTTCGTGACGGGAGATTTCTTTGACCCGCCGAACGCAATGTGCGATGCCTATGATGTCGTGCTGGAACATACCTGCATGAGCGGGCTGCCCCCGACGTTGCGTGCTGACTACCGGCGTGGCATCGACCTCACGCTACGGCGCGGAGGCTTGCTGATCGGGGTCTGGTTCATCGATCCGGCGCTCGGTCCGGGTGAGAACGGGCCGCCCTTCCCGTTCAACGTGGCGGATCTAACGGCGCTCTTTGCAGAGGGTTACGACATCGTCGAGGATTATGTGCCGGATGTGGCTTTTCCCGGTCGCGAGGGCCGGGAGCGGGTTCGCGTGCTGCGCCGCGTGACAGGGAGCTGA
- a CDS encoding AraC family transcriptional regulator: MDVLSEVLKAVKLDGAVFYNGEFSAPWCAHEPDSPTMASYLSVGAKHVIIFHLITKGRAYARIDGVERPVSLTAGDIVIFPRGDAHIMGNGSPVAPMDNAGELQRVLSEGVTVSRCGGGGALTKIICGYMTCDLHLSHVFLSGLPPILKVNIRNDESGQWLEQSMRHSIDRTDAGKPGVEAVRAKLSEVLFIETLRRYIDRLPPKQTGWLAGVRDPDVGKALALLHRRPAHPWTIAALANEVGTSRSVLAERFRRYLSETPIAYLTRWRLQLGAQKLTSTSNSVAEIAAEVGYESEPAFNRAFKREFDLPPARFRSQSKNRKSDRLFF, translated from the coding sequence ATGGATGTCTTGTCGGAAGTGCTCAAGGCCGTCAAGCTCGACGGTGCCGTCTTCTACAACGGCGAGTTCTCCGCACCCTGGTGTGCGCACGAACCCGACTCACCGACGATGGCGTCGTACCTTTCTGTCGGCGCCAAACACGTGATTATTTTTCACCTCATCACCAAGGGTCGTGCCTACGCCCGGATAGATGGAGTCGAACGGCCGGTTTCGCTCACGGCCGGGGACATCGTGATCTTTCCCCGCGGCGATGCGCACATCATGGGCAACGGGTCGCCCGTTGCGCCGATGGATAACGCCGGCGAATTACAACGTGTGCTGTCGGAGGGAGTAACGGTCTCGCGCTGTGGGGGCGGCGGCGCGCTCACGAAAATCATCTGCGGCTATATGACCTGCGACCTGCACCTCAGCCACGTCTTCCTGAGCGGACTGCCGCCCATTCTGAAGGTCAACATCCGCAACGACGAGTCAGGCCAATGGCTGGAACAGTCAATGCGTCATTCGATCGATCGAACGGATGCCGGCAAACCCGGGGTTGAGGCTGTCCGTGCCAAGTTATCGGAAGTGTTGTTTATCGAAACGCTGCGGCGCTACATCGACCGGCTCCCGCCGAAGCAGACCGGATGGCTGGCCGGTGTCCGCGACCCTGACGTCGGAAAGGCCCTGGCGCTGCTGCATCGCCGGCCCGCCCACCCCTGGACGATCGCCGCTCTCGCGAACGAGGTCGGCACGTCGCGCTCCGTCCTGGCCGAACGATTCCGGCGGTATCTCTCGGAAACCCCCATCGCCTACCTGACCCGCTGGCGGCTCCAACTCGGCGCGCAGAAGCTTACCTCCACGAGCAATAGCGTGGCAGAAATCGCGGCCGAGGTTGGCTATGAGTCGGAGCCCGCCTTTAACCGCGCCTTCAAACGGGAGTTCGATCTACCGCCGGCCCGATTCCGCAGCCAATCGAAGAATCGAAAATCTGACAGGCTATTTTTCTAG
- a CDS encoding class I SAM-dependent methyltransferase: MAISAVSPDVENLKTRLKTIWMAGDYDRFSRYMESGAREFYERLQVAPGCRLLDVGCGSGQFALIAAKDGLEVTGVDIASNWVERARARAQAEGLRARFEEADAEALPFEEASFDVVASLIGAMFASRPDLVAKELLRVCVPGGTIAMGNWTPQGFVGQMFKTVSKFIAPSGMPSPVLWGDEATVRERLGKGLSELRLVRRQYIFSYPFPPSEVVELFRLYYGPTNRAFASLDGAGQEQLRQELEALWSSHNRAGRDCTTVLGEYLEVIGVRA; encoded by the coding sequence ATGGCTATCAGCGCGGTATCACCCGACGTGGAGAATCTGAAGACTCGACTGAAGACCATCTGGATGGCCGGCGACTACGACCGATTCTCGCGGTACATGGAAAGCGGTGCGCGAGAGTTCTACGAGCGCCTGCAGGTCGCGCCCGGATGCCGGTTGCTGGATGTGGGCTGCGGCTCCGGGCAGTTCGCGCTGATCGCCGCAAAGGATGGCCTGGAGGTGACCGGTGTGGATATTGCGAGCAATTGGGTGGAACGGGCACGGGCGCGCGCGCAAGCAGAGGGTTTGCGAGCCCGCTTCGAGGAAGCGGATGCAGAGGCGTTGCCTTTCGAGGAGGCGAGCTTCGACGTGGTGGCGAGTTTGATCGGAGCGATGTTTGCCTCGCGGCCGGACTTGGTGGCGAAGGAATTACTGCGAGTCTGTGTGCCCGGGGGAACCATTGCCATGGGGAATTGGACGCCGCAGGGGTTTGTCGGTCAGATGTTCAAGACCGTCTCGAAATTCATTGCGCCGTCCGGCATGCCCTCGCCGGTCCTGTGGGGAGATGAAGCCACGGTTCGCGAACGGCTCGGCAAGGGCCTGTCCGAACTCCGTCTTGTGCGGCGTCAGTACATATTCAGTTACCCTTTTCCTCCCTCGGAAGTGGTGGAACTCTTCCGTCTCTACTACGGACCAACCAATCGGGCGTTCGCATCTCTTGACGGAGCGGGGCAAGAACAGCTCCGCCAGGAACTCGAAGCGCTCTGGTCCTCTCACAACCGAGCAGGCAGGGATTGCACGACCGTCCTGGGGGAATATCTGGAAGTCATTGGCGTGCGTGCGTAA
- a CDS encoding carboxymuconolactone decarboxylase family protein has product MTNATATELQRETGLYDMKNLDKIRMLGVHAPETMAAFVAFDRAALAEGAISRKYKELMALAVALTTQCPYCIELHSSKARELGGSEREMAETVLVAAALRAGAAVTHGTHAMKGV; this is encoded by the coding sequence ATGACAAATGCGACAGCAACGGAGTTACAACGGGAAACGGGTCTGTACGATATGAAGAATCTCGACAAGATTAGGATGCTGGGGGTGCATGCGCCCGAAACGATGGCTGCGTTTGTGGCATTCGACAGGGCAGCTCTAGCTGAAGGAGCGATTTCAAGAAAGTATAAGGAGTTGATGGCACTCGCGGTCGCATTGACGACGCAATGTCCTTATTGCATCGAACTCCATTCGAGCAAGGCGCGAGAGTTAGGCGGTTCGGAGCGGGAGATGGCGGAGACCGTTCTTGTCGCTGCGGCCTTGCGTGCGGGAGCCGCGGTCACCCACGGTACACATGCCATGAAGGGAGTCTGA
- a CDS encoding DUF2798 domain-containing protein: MIPKKHTAYVFSFFMALLMSSIMSSIISIFNVGLIDGIVVIWLKAWTLAFVIAFPTLTLITPMVRKLVSIVVEDNR, from the coding sequence ATGATTCCCAAAAAACATACGGCGTATGTCTTTTCATTTTTTATGGCGCTGCTCATGTCGAGCATTATGTCTTCTATTATTTCGATTTTTAACGTGGGACTGATCGACGGAATCGTCGTCATCTGGTTAAAAGCCTGGACGCTCGCGTTTGTCATCGCCTTCCCGACGCTGACGCTGATTACGCCGATGGTTCGCAAGTTGGTGTCTATTGTGGTCGAAGACAACAGATGA
- a CDS encoding DUF2938 domain-containing protein, protein MGIENSYIGGAVAVGIGAVLIMDLWSLFLQRAFNISSLNFCLVGRWLSHMLTGTFKHASIAAAQKRPVECAIGWTAHYLIGITFAVMLVLLTSGSWLEGPSLLPALLVGIGTVPIPYFIVQPALGFGMAAAKTPNPTHARLKSLITHTVFGVGLYLSAFPVSYVMHMYA, encoded by the coding sequence ATGGGTATCGAAAATAGTTACATTGGTGGTGCCGTGGCAGTCGGAATAGGTGCGGTCTTGATCATGGATCTCTGGAGCCTTTTTTTGCAACGTGCGTTTAATATCTCCTCGCTCAATTTTTGTTTGGTTGGGCGTTGGCTGAGCCACATGCTGACCGGCACCTTCAAACACGCGAGCATTGCCGCTGCCCAGAAAAGGCCGGTAGAATGCGCGATAGGCTGGACCGCACACTACCTGATCGGCATTACCTTTGCTGTTATGCTTGTCCTTCTCACATCCGGCAGTTGGCTTGAAGGTCCGTCTCTATTACCAGCCTTGTTGGTTGGTATAGGTACCGTGCCCATCCCGTATTTCATTGTGCAGCCGGCCTTGGGATTTGGTATGGCGGCAGCCAAAACGCCGAATCCAACTCACGCGAGACTGAAAAGCTTGATCACCCACACAGTCTTTGGGGTCGGGCTGTATCTATCGGCCTTTCCAGTGAGTTACGTCATGCACATGTATGCCTAG